A genomic region of uncultured Paludibaculum sp. contains the following coding sequences:
- a CDS encoding biopolymer transporter ExbD, with product MAFTNSSARGAELNVTPLIDILLVLLIIFMVITPPRTLGLSAALPQPGGDPPANSPADRSVVIQLSGDSDLRINTEPIRLADLGTRLLDIFKTRAERVVFVQAGADTEFQYVAQVVDIAKGASIDHVGLLTARRGTTR from the coding sequence ATGGCCTTCACCAACAGCAGTGCCCGCGGAGCTGAACTGAATGTCACGCCTCTCATCGACATCCTGCTCGTGCTCCTGATCATCTTCATGGTCATCACACCGCCCAGGACGCTGGGCCTCTCCGCCGCCCTGCCTCAGCCCGGCGGCGACCCGCCCGCCAACAGCCCGGCCGACCGCTCCGTCGTCATCCAGCTCTCCGGCGATTCCGACCTGCGCATCAACACCGAACCCATCCGCCTCGCCGACCTCGGTACCCGCCTCCTGGACATCTTCAAAACCCGCGCCGAACGCGTCGTCTTCGTCCAGGCCGGAGCCGACACCGAGTTCCAGTACGTCGCTCAGGTCGTGGACATAGCCAAAGGCGCCTCCATCGACCACGTAGGCCTGCTCACGGCCCGGCGTGGGACGACTCGTTGA
- a CDS encoding inorganic phosphate transporter codes for MAIDSTLILVTLIVVVALVFDYINGFHDAANSVATVVATRVLTPFQAVLWAAFFNFMAAIPLLFWDEAGVAKTVGQGMVKIELVSEYVLLAGLIGAIFWNLFTWYYGIPSSSSHALIGGYAGAAMMKVGLTQGFSHSLEAIVVSGWITTMTFIVVAPLLGLVLGYALMVAIYWIFRHSSPKKMDRWFRRLQLLSSGLFSYSHGSNDAQKTIGIITGVLLTAGYIKSFHVQWWVVLAAFSAIALGTMSGGWRIVHTMGGKLTRLKPRGGFCAETAGAIAILFPTYLKIPVSTTHVITGAIAGVGSIQRMKAVRWGLAKNILWAWILTLPLSAAVGGLAFGLIHMVSGKQ; via the coding sequence GTGGCGATCGACTCAACTCTGATTCTGGTGACGCTGATCGTGGTTGTCGCCTTGGTGTTCGACTACATCAACGGCTTCCACGATGCCGCCAATTCCGTGGCCACCGTAGTGGCCACCCGTGTTCTTACCCCGTTTCAGGCCGTCCTTTGGGCGGCCTTTTTTAATTTCATGGCCGCCATCCCGCTGCTCTTCTGGGACGAGGCCGGAGTCGCCAAGACGGTCGGCCAAGGCATGGTGAAGATCGAGCTCGTCTCCGAATACGTCCTCCTGGCCGGCCTCATCGGCGCCATATTCTGGAACCTCTTCACCTGGTACTACGGCATTCCTTCCAGTTCGTCGCACGCCCTCATCGGCGGCTATGCCGGCGCGGCGATGATGAAAGTGGGACTCACGCAGGGCTTCAGCCACTCGCTGGAAGCCATCGTGGTGTCAGGCTGGATCACCACCATGACATTCATCGTCGTGGCCCCCTTGTTGGGACTCGTCCTCGGCTATGCGCTCATGGTGGCCATCTACTGGATCTTCCGCCACTCGTCGCCGAAAAAGATGGACCGCTGGTTTCGCCGCCTGCAATTGCTATCGTCCGGCCTGTTCAGCTACTCGCACGGGTCCAACGACGCGCAGAAGACCATCGGCATCATCACCGGCGTCCTGCTCACGGCCGGCTATATCAAGAGCTTTCACGTGCAGTGGTGGGTAGTCCTGGCCGCCTTCTCGGCCATCGCGCTAGGCACCATGAGTGGCGGCTGGCGCATCGTCCACACCATGGGCGGCAAACTCACCCGCCTGAAACCGCGGGGCGGCTTCTGCGCGGAAACCGCCGGAGCCATCGCGATCCTCTTTCCCACCTACCTGAAGATCCCGGTCTCCACCACTCACGTCATCACCGGCGCCATCGCCGGTGTTGGCTCGATTCAACGCATGAAAGCCGTCCGCTGGGGTCTCGCCAAGAACATCCTCTGGGCCTGGATCCTCACCTTGCCCCTCTCGGCCGCCGTCGGTGGACTCGCCTTCGGCCTCATTCACATGGTTTCGGGCAAGCAGTAG
- a CDS encoding DUF47 family protein, with translation MRLLPREEKFFHYFVEQARLIAQASQVLRQAAEKGPSALREAEVAIARLEQKGDEIIHEVFTRLNQTFITPLDPEDIHSLGSHMDDVLDGIEDSVHRLVAYKIDPIPQPMIEVCRVIEGCALSLEKAFEALNAEKPLLDHCIEINRLEDTADHLVRAAIADLFDKEKDPFSLIKQKEIYEFLEMTTDYCEDVADALQNVIVKNG, from the coding sequence ATGAGGCTTCTTCCCCGCGAAGAAAAATTCTTTCATTACTTCGTTGAACAGGCACGGCTGATCGCCCAGGCATCGCAGGTTCTGCGTCAGGCCGCTGAGAAGGGCCCCAGCGCGCTGCGCGAGGCCGAGGTCGCCATCGCTCGCCTGGAGCAGAAGGGCGACGAGATCATCCACGAGGTCTTCACGCGTTTGAATCAGACGTTCATAACGCCTCTCGACCCCGAAGACATTCATTCGCTTGGCTCGCACATGGACGATGTCCTCGACGGCATCGAGGACTCCGTTCACCGTCTGGTGGCCTATAAGATCGACCCCATCCCGCAGCCTATGATTGAGGTCTGCCGCGTCATCGAGGGTTGCGCCCTGAGCCTCGAAAAGGCCTTTGAAGCGCTAAACGCCGAAAAGCCTCTGCTCGACCATTGCATCGAGATCAACCGCCTGGAAGACACGGCCGATCATCTGGTTCGCGCCGCCATCGCCGACCTTTTCGATAAGGAGAAGGATCCCTTCTCCCTCATCAAGCAGAAAGAGATTTACGAGTTTCTAGAGATGACCACCGACTACTGCGAAGACGTCGCCGACGCGCTCCAGAACGTCATCGTCAAGAACGGGTAG
- the rpe gene encoding ribulose-phosphate 3-epimerase produces the protein MIEILPSLLAADFARLGDQIAAVTEAGVNFLHFDVMDGHFVPNISFGVPVLQSLRKCTKLAIDVHLMIEDAGTYAPMFVAAGADCVSVHQEACAHLDRTIRMIQSEGARAGVVLNPATPLSTLEHVLPLVDYVLLMSVNPGFGGQSFIPYVLEKVRALRDRRKQLGLSFSIEIDGGVSVDNVGRVAEAGVDWVVAGSSVFGAPNPAHAVAAMRQAAMDAVARRV, from the coding sequence ATGATCGAAATCCTGCCGTCTCTCCTGGCCGCGGACTTCGCTCGCCTTGGCGACCAGATCGCCGCGGTGACCGAAGCGGGGGTCAATTTTCTTCACTTTGACGTGATGGATGGGCATTTCGTGCCCAACATCTCGTTTGGGGTGCCCGTGTTGCAGTCGCTGCGGAAATGCACCAAGCTGGCCATTGACGTCCACCTGATGATTGAAGACGCAGGCACTTACGCGCCGATGTTCGTAGCCGCCGGGGCCGACTGCGTATCGGTTCACCAGGAGGCCTGCGCGCATCTGGATCGGACCATCCGGATGATCCAGAGCGAGGGTGCGCGGGCAGGGGTGGTTCTAAATCCGGCCACGCCGCTGAGTACGTTGGAGCATGTTCTGCCGCTGGTAGACTACGTCCTGCTGATGAGCGTGAATCCCGGCTTTGGGGGGCAATCGTTTATCCCCTATGTTTTAGAGAAGGTACGGGCGCTGCGCGATCGGCGTAAGCAGCTTGGACTAAGTTTTTCCATTGAGATCGACGGAGGTGTCTCAGTGGATAATGTAGGTAGGGTCGCCGAGGCTGGCGTGGACTGGGTTGTAGCCGGTTCCAGTGTCTTTGGTGCCCCGAATCCGGCTCATGCCGTCGCCGCGATGCGGCAGGCGGCGATGGATGCCGTGGCCCGCAGGGTGTAA
- the bamD gene encoding outer membrane protein assembly factor BamD, whose product MIFSRNRSAQWLAAVLVCLFALFGAGCRGKKYENPITKDTEQPDKVLFDKAVKDIERGRYEVARLTLNTLMNTYDTSEFLAKSKLAIADSWMREGGSHAFAQAEAEYKDFILFYPTLEESAEAQMKVCDIHYKQMEKPDRDPTHVMRAEEECRLLLTNFPNSRYAPQAAQRLRDIQEVASEGEFRVGAFYHHKGSFPAAANRLQTVTDHYPLYSGSDQALWLSGDAYGHMGPRFKQKSIAAYQKIVRDYPLSALVDQAKDKLKEMEAEIPEPDPVAYARMKYELENQTKTGMLGKAWAPFSKDPDTTTAAKSGQPTMTTLRPSIPASVPVPAGAQTGTSDVTISTNPTGGTSALDTQPDARATQPAKPVEDPRQAVQPSAANPNEAIPTNHQMPAQKKGKQKKPPKQDKKKADAAPAAAAEEKK is encoded by the coding sequence ATGATCTTCTCCAGGAACCGCTCGGCGCAATGGCTCGCCGCCGTACTCGTCTGCCTGTTCGCCCTGTTTGGCGCGGGCTGTCGCGGGAAGAAGTACGAGAATCCGATCACGAAGGACACCGAACAACCCGATAAGGTTTTGTTCGACAAAGCGGTGAAGGACATCGAGCGGGGCCGCTATGAAGTGGCCCGCCTGACCTTGAACACGCTGATGAATACCTACGACACCAGCGAGTTTCTGGCGAAGTCGAAACTGGCGATCGCCGATTCCTGGATGCGCGAGGGCGGATCGCACGCCTTTGCGCAAGCGGAGGCGGAGTACAAGGATTTCATCCTGTTCTACCCCACGCTGGAGGAGTCGGCCGAAGCCCAGATGAAGGTCTGCGACATTCACTACAAGCAGATGGAGAAGCCCGACCGTGACCCGACGCACGTGATGCGCGCCGAGGAAGAGTGCCGGCTGCTGCTGACGAACTTCCCGAACTCCCGGTATGCGCCGCAGGCGGCGCAGCGGCTGCGCGACATTCAGGAAGTGGCGAGTGAAGGCGAGTTCCGAGTGGGCGCGTTCTACCACCACAAGGGTTCGTTCCCGGCCGCCGCGAACCGGTTGCAGACGGTGACGGACCACTATCCGCTCTACAGCGGGTCTGACCAGGCCCTGTGGCTTTCCGGCGACGCGTATGGCCACATGGGTCCGCGTTTCAAACAGAAAAGCATTGCGGCTTACCAGAAGATTGTGCGTGACTATCCGCTGAGCGCTCTGGTGGATCAGGCGAAGGACAAGCTCAAGGAGATGGAAGCCGAGATTCCGGAGCCTGATCCGGTGGCCTATGCCCGCATGAAGTACGAGTTGGAGAACCAGACGAAGACGGGCATGTTGGGCAAGGCCTGGGCGCCGTTCTCGAAGGATCCTGATACGACGACGGCCGCGAAGTCCGGCCAGCCGACCATGACGACGCTGCGGCCTTCGATTCCCGCCAGCGTGCCGGTGCCCGCGGGTGCGCAGACCGGCACCAGCGACGTCACCATCAGCACGAATCCGACGGGTGGGACGTCGGCGCTGGATACGCAACCGGATGCGCGTGCAACGCAGCCCGCCAAGCCCGTGGAGGATCCGCGGCAGGCGGTGCAGCCTTCGGCCGCGAATCCCAACGAGGCGATTCCGACCAACCATCAGATGCCGGCGCAGAAGAAGGGCAAGCAGAAGAAGCCGCCGAAGCAGGACAAGAAGAAGGCCGACGCTGCTCCCGCCGCGGCCGCCGAGGAAAAGAAGTAA
- the purE gene encoding 5-(carboxyamino)imidazole ribonucleotide mutase, whose product MSSTPLVSVIMGSKSDWETMKHACDTLAQFGIAHDRRVCSAHRTPEAATEFARTAKERGVKIIIAAAGGAAHLAGVVAAHTPLPVLGVPMKGWALDGLDSLLSTVQMPGGIPVATFAIGKAGAINAALFAVATLALSDAGLTAKLDEFRAKQTEKILAETLP is encoded by the coding sequence ATGAGCAGCACTCCACTTGTATCCGTCATCATGGGCAGCAAGTCCGACTGGGAGACCATGAAGCACGCCTGCGATACGCTGGCGCAGTTTGGGATCGCGCACGATAGGCGGGTCTGTTCGGCGCACCGGACTCCGGAGGCAGCCACGGAATTCGCACGCACCGCGAAGGAGCGCGGCGTAAAGATCATCATCGCGGCAGCGGGCGGAGCGGCGCACCTGGCCGGCGTCGTGGCGGCCCATACTCCGCTGCCGGTGCTGGGCGTTCCGATGAAGGGCTGGGCCCTGGATGGCCTGGATTCGCTGCTGTCGACGGTGCAGATGCCGGGCGGGATCCCCGTGGCGACGTTCGCGATCGGCAAGGCGGGGGCCATCAATGCGGCGCTGTTTGCGGTGGCGACGCTGGCTTTGAGCGACGCTGGCCTGACCGCCAAACTAGACGAGTTTCGCGCGAAGCAGACGGAGAAGATTCTGGCGGAGACGTTGCCGTAA
- a CDS encoding transcription antitermination factor NusB yields the protein MTPARRIAFEILGAVDRGGFAADLLDERTVRLDARDAGLVTQIVFGVLRRRAQLDFLITQAASRPVSKMDSSVVRALRMGVFQLRFLSKIPPHAAVGESVDLVKMAGKQSAAGFCNAVLRRLPEVPAEWPSDEVRYSMPEWLWARWRMNLGGAAAVLAADAALNEPETWFRTPDGETVADAAPEGSRVMDIGSQSIVPLLQLERGQWFLDVCAAPGNKTAQALEAGVRAVACDLSAARLKALLVECPRVLLDGEKPLPFGRVFDRILVDAPCSGTGTLGRNPEIRWRLTPDEIPRQAERQKRILRNALACLKPGGRLVYSTCSLEPEENKEVVNRVAAARVQRLVQRLPGRDPGDGFFAAVLVQPES from the coding sequence GTGACCCCTGCGCGCCGTATCGCTTTCGAGATTCTAGGCGCGGTGGACAGAGGGGGATTTGCCGCCGATCTGTTGGATGAGCGCACCGTGCGCCTGGACGCCCGCGACGCGGGGTTGGTCACTCAGATTGTATTTGGCGTCCTCCGCCGCCGCGCCCAGTTGGACTTTCTGATCACCCAGGCCGCCTCCCGGCCGGTGTCGAAAATGGACTCTTCCGTCGTTCGTGCCCTGCGCATGGGCGTGTTTCAGTTGCGGTTTCTATCGAAGATCCCGCCGCATGCGGCCGTGGGCGAGAGTGTGGACCTGGTGAAGATGGCGGGCAAGCAGTCGGCTGCCGGGTTCTGTAACGCGGTATTACGGCGGTTGCCGGAGGTGCCGGCGGAATGGCCGTCGGATGAGGTGCGGTATTCGATGCCTGAGTGGCTTTGGGCACGCTGGCGGATGAATCTGGGCGGCGCGGCGGCCGTCCTGGCGGCGGATGCGGCGCTGAACGAACCCGAGACGTGGTTCCGGACTCCAGACGGAGAGACGGTCGCGGACGCGGCTCCGGAGGGTTCACGGGTGATGGACATCGGCTCGCAGTCGATTGTGCCGTTGCTGCAACTCGAACGAGGACAATGGTTTCTGGACGTCTGTGCGGCTCCGGGGAACAAGACGGCGCAGGCGTTGGAGGCAGGTGTCCGCGCCGTGGCGTGCGATTTGAGTGCTGCTCGCTTGAAGGCCTTGCTGGTGGAGTGTCCGCGGGTTCTGCTGGATGGTGAAAAGCCCCTGCCGTTCGGCCGGGTGTTCGACCGCATCCTGGTGGACGCGCCGTGTTCGGGGACCGGGACGCTGGGGCGCAATCCGGAGATCCGCTGGCGGCTGACTCCGGATGAGATTCCGCGCCAGGCGGAGCGGCAGAAGCGTATTCTTCGCAATGCTTTAGCCTGCCTGAAGCCGGGTGGGCGGCTGGTCTACTCCACGTGTTCCCTGGAACCGGAAGAGAACAAAGAAGTGGTTAACCGCGTGGCGGCGGCGCGCGTCCAACGTCTGGTACAGAGACTGCCAGGCCGGGATCCGGGAGACGGCTTCTTTGCCGCGGTTCTGGTACAGCCGGAGAGTTGA
- a CDS encoding TonB-dependent receptor: MRIGNHWLRALALCAVITALSMAQSTFGVILGTITDASGAGVSGAVVRITNTDENTVREVTSNDSGLFEAVNSKPGHYKVQASAKGFQQSTASDLTLTSRQTLRVDVALKVGDVTEVVNVEGSTGVITTDTQMVATAISSEKLATLPGNVRAADSTSPYNLIALLPGVQSDNSGNFTIQGNLPSQTQYSVDGISTTQVTGNGPSRKSFTSMEMIAEIKVQGVGNTAEYGQSGDVTTISKSGTNDLHGAAFWYHQNRALDANRYGALTKPQKVANDVGASGGGPVMIPRIYNGKNKTFFFADFERFTFPRGATIQNRVPTEAVRNGDFRNEGVTVYDPTTGQPFVNNVIPSDRISPVTKKLLSLYPLPNAGDLTKIHDANYIDNRDNSYNSNQYDIRGDHYLTSKQSIYARWTWLSTTTNTPKPLSLPSGAAVEKSKMFVVSHNYTIKPTLLNEFRFGFSLFDNNNSMPFDGPGFTNSLGLKGLGPNFPYNGLPDIDIDGQIQSLDVDRVDGFGKSHTFQYTDNLTWINGRHTMKFGGDIRHMRAGSDLGFIGGDNYGNFAFDGTFSQSAIGDYLLGVPVGTAFAIVKNDNDGRTNHYAVYAQDSFRVSPKLTLEFGLRYEYHPSYQDSGGNIGNFDPSVPKSGRVVYPTGTEANLAPGYLASFNACPEFNSTTGPSANGAPCTPVFSASAAGLPEGLRFVPKLRFLPRFGFAYRPFTNGKTVIRGGAGLYNVVVLGSVFYSLTGTLQSDARQFLNPDLQGKPTFAWPNINAGGSGIVSDSYGNAYFGTANSIDFKDPKSYQWNFSVDREIARSTGLRVSYIGQRTLSLVWAPDLNQSYYSTQFYAAQPLSQRPFPNWGVVNTRATGASAIYHAGQVELNHHLSSTLQLNSTYTFASNLADNQGPSASGFAGETGGGRDMDTYNRASSYGPVYATRRHRWITTAVYELPFGRGRTYGSHMNKVVDSVIGGWRLSSSFLAQSGPYMTPTFSGGDPSGTGSGRIGRTQHPDRVGDGNLSNPTRDKWADIGAFACPGSPNWQATKACRTGISPTSDPAPIGRYGNSGVGIIHGPSTINLSAGLAKTVNLTERFKLKVEGTFTNVLNHVNLADPNLSIDSSSFGKITAARPYDFGGSRNGQVSARIEF; this comes from the coding sequence ATGCGAATAGGCAACCACTGGCTGCGCGCGCTGGCGTTGTGTGCCGTTATCACCGCGCTGTCGATGGCTCAGTCGACATTTGGCGTCATTCTCGGGACAATCACAGACGCCTCCGGTGCCGGGGTCTCCGGCGCCGTCGTCCGCATCACCAATACGGATGAAAACACCGTCCGCGAGGTCACCAGCAATGACAGCGGGCTATTTGAAGCTGTGAATTCGAAGCCGGGCCACTACAAAGTGCAGGCTTCGGCGAAGGGCTTTCAGCAGTCCACCGCTTCCGATCTGACTTTGACGTCCCGTCAGACGTTGCGCGTCGATGTGGCGCTCAAGGTGGGAGATGTGACCGAGGTGGTGAACGTGGAAGGGTCGACGGGCGTGATCACGACGGACACGCAGATGGTGGCCACGGCGATCAGTTCAGAGAAACTGGCGACGCTGCCGGGCAATGTGCGCGCGGCGGACAGCACGAGTCCGTACAATCTGATCGCGCTGCTGCCGGGCGTGCAGTCGGATAACAGCGGCAACTTCACGATCCAGGGCAACCTGCCCTCGCAGACGCAGTATTCGGTGGACGGCATTTCAACGACGCAGGTGACGGGCAACGGGCCGTCGCGAAAGAGCTTCACGTCGATGGAAATGATCGCCGAGATCAAAGTGCAGGGCGTGGGCAATACAGCGGAATACGGCCAGTCCGGCGACGTCACGACGATCTCCAAGAGCGGCACGAACGATCTGCACGGCGCGGCGTTCTGGTATCACCAGAACCGAGCGCTCGATGCGAACCGCTACGGTGCACTGACCAAACCGCAGAAGGTCGCGAATGACGTGGGCGCTAGCGGTGGCGGTCCGGTGATGATCCCGCGCATCTACAATGGGAAGAACAAGACGTTCTTCTTCGCCGACTTCGAGCGGTTCACGTTCCCGCGCGGGGCGACCATCCAGAACCGTGTTCCGACGGAAGCGGTACGCAATGGCGACTTCCGCAATGAAGGCGTGACCGTATACGACCCGACGACGGGCCAGCCGTTCGTCAACAATGTGATTCCGAGTGATCGCATCAGCCCGGTGACGAAGAAGTTGCTGTCGCTGTATCCCCTGCCGAACGCCGGCGACCTGACGAAGATTCACGACGCCAACTACATCGACAACCGCGATAACAGCTACAACTCGAACCAGTACGACATCCGCGGGGACCACTACCTAACGTCCAAGCAGTCGATCTACGCGCGCTGGACATGGCTGAGCACGACCACGAATACGCCGAAGCCACTGTCGCTGCCTTCCGGGGCCGCTGTTGAGAAAAGCAAGATGTTCGTTGTTTCGCACAACTACACAATCAAGCCGACTTTGCTGAACGAATTCCGCTTCGGGTTCTCGCTATTCGACAACAACAACTCGATGCCGTTCGATGGGCCCGGATTCACCAACTCGCTGGGCCTCAAGGGGCTGGGTCCCAACTTTCCCTACAACGGGCTGCCGGACATCGATATCGACGGTCAGATTCAGTCGCTGGATGTGGATCGCGTGGACGGCTTCGGGAAGTCGCACACATTCCAATACACCGACAATCTGACATGGATCAATGGCCGCCACACGATGAAGTTCGGCGGCGACATCCGGCACATGCGGGCCGGGTCTGATCTGGGCTTCATCGGAGGCGACAACTACGGGAACTTCGCTTTCGATGGCACGTTTTCACAGAGTGCCATCGGCGACTACCTGTTGGGGGTCCCTGTAGGGACGGCTTTCGCGATTGTGAAGAACGACAACGACGGCCGCACGAACCACTATGCAGTGTATGCGCAGGACAGTTTTCGGGTGAGCCCTAAGCTGACCCTGGAGTTCGGCTTGCGCTACGAATACCACCCGTCCTACCAGGACTCCGGCGGCAACATCGGCAACTTCGATCCCAGCGTGCCGAAGTCGGGCCGTGTTGTGTATCCGACCGGCACGGAAGCGAATCTGGCTCCGGGCTACCTGGCGTCGTTCAACGCTTGTCCGGAGTTCAATAGCACGACCGGCCCCTCGGCCAACGGTGCACCGTGTACGCCGGTGTTCTCGGCGTCCGCCGCAGGCCTTCCGGAAGGTCTGCGGTTTGTGCCCAAGCTGCGGTTCCTGCCGCGCTTTGGCTTCGCCTACCGGCCGTTCACGAACGGCAAGACGGTGATCCGCGGCGGCGCGGGACTGTACAACGTCGTCGTGCTGGGCAGCGTGTTCTATTCGCTGACCGGGACGCTGCAGTCGGACGCGCGGCAGTTCCTGAATCCGGATCTGCAGGGCAAGCCGACGTTTGCCTGGCCGAACATCAACGCGGGCGGCAGCGGCATTGTCAGCGACTCCTACGGCAACGCGTACTTCGGTACGGCGAACTCGATCGACTTCAAGGATCCGAAGTCGTACCAGTGGAACTTCTCGGTGGACCGGGAGATTGCGCGGTCGACCGGCTTGCGTGTGTCCTATATCGGCCAGCGGACGTTGTCGCTGGTTTGGGCTCCGGATCTCAACCAGTCGTATTACTCGACGCAGTTCTACGCGGCGCAGCCCTTGAGCCAGCGGCCGTTCCCGAACTGGGGCGTGGTGAATACGCGCGCCACTGGCGCGAGTGCGATCTACCATGCCGGCCAGGTGGAGTTGAACCATCATCTGAGCAGCACGCTGCAGTTGAATTCGACGTACACGTTTGCGAGCAATCTGGCGGACAACCAGGGGCCGAGCGCCTCGGGCTTTGCCGGAGAGACTGGCGGCGGGCGCGATATGGATACGTACAACCGGGCGTCCTCGTATGGTCCGGTGTATGCGACGCGGCGGCACCGGTGGATCACCACAGCTGTGTATGAGCTGCCGTTCGGCCGTGGGCGGACGTATGGCTCGCACATGAATAAGGTGGTGGATTCGGTGATCGGCGGCTGGCGGCTGAGCTCGAGTTTCCTGGCACAGAGCGGGCCGTATATGACGCCGACGTTCAGCGGCGGTGATCCTTCGGGTACGGGCTCGGGCCGCATTGGCCGTACGCAGCATCCTGACCGTGTGGGCGATGGCAACCTGTCGAATCCAACTCGTGACAAGTGGGCCGATATCGGGGCGTTTGCGTGTCCCGGATCGCCCAACTGGCAGGCGACCAAGGCTTGCCGTACGGGCATCAGCCCCACGTCGGATCCGGCGCCGATTGGGCGCTATGGGAACTCGGGGGTGGGTATCATCCACGGGCCGAGTACGATCAATCTCTCGGCCGGTCTGGCCAAGACAGTGAACCTGACGGAGCGGTTCAAGCTGAAGGTGGAGGGTACGTTCACCAATGTGCTGAACCACGTGAACCTCGCCGATCCGAATCTGTCGATCGACAGCAGCAGTTTCGGCAAGATCACGGCTGCGCGGCCATATGATTTTGGCGGCAGCCGGAATGGTCAGGTGAGCGCGCGGATCGAGTTCTAG
- a CDS encoding response regulator, with protein sequence MSSPVRVLLADDSPHAQRMGERILREEGYEVVTITEGDTVLLRLEDVDPDLVLADVFLPQKSGYEICRYIKGHEKHRHAGVVLIAGLLEPVDEEEARRAGCDAVLKKPFEASVVLETIKPLIDKARFARGLFSETLPPPPVPEESQMAEVVPPRPELDPEAIRAAVTIALDRSLPAIVEEITGKILIALGH encoded by the coding sequence TTGTCATCACCGGTCCGGGTTCTACTCGCTGACGACAGCCCCCATGCCCAGCGCATGGGGGAGCGGATCCTCCGTGAGGAAGGGTATGAGGTCGTCACCATCACCGAAGGGGATACCGTCCTTCTGCGGCTGGAGGATGTCGATCCGGATCTGGTGCTGGCCGATGTCTTTCTGCCACAGAAGTCGGGTTACGAGATCTGCCGGTATATCAAAGGCCATGAGAAGCACCGGCACGCCGGTGTTGTGTTGATTGCCGGTCTGCTGGAGCCGGTGGACGAGGAAGAGGCCCGGCGGGCGGGCTGCGACGCAGTTCTCAAGAAGCCGTTCGAGGCGTCCGTTGTGCTGGAGACGATCAAACCGCTGATCGACAAGGCACGGTTTGCGCGCGGGTTGTTCAGCGAGACGTTGCCACCTCCTCCGGTGCCTGAAGAGTCCCAGATGGCGGAAGTGGTGCCGCCGAGGCCTGAGTTGGACCCCGAGGCGATTCGCGCCGCTGTTACAATTGCATTGGACCGTA
- a CDS encoding ATP-binding protein has translation MELQKVILRKVGEAVTRFKMIREGDRVAVGFSGGKDSLTLLEALLLLRDRAPINFSVCAFTIDQGKFLKPIEPFREYLTSRGVDWTLRVDGPSVRLLTEQPDHGCDVCSRFRRRAVYQIGRELGANVIAFGHTADDFCESFLRNAMFTGRISALPPVTYSRQKDFRLIRPLLYVTEDLTRAFAGETGAPVIPCGCSLKTGTVRRSIRDMFADLEKDYPHLKNTLLSAMGNLNPSRLLDLRYLDLDNATDEAESGPLTVLQDEVFTKS, from the coding sequence TTGGAACTTCAGAAGGTTATCCTCCGCAAAGTCGGCGAAGCCGTCACCCGGTTCAAAATGATCCGTGAGGGCGATCGCGTCGCCGTCGGCTTTTCCGGCGGCAAGGATTCCCTCACTCTGCTGGAGGCGCTGCTGCTGCTGCGCGACCGCGCGCCCATCAATTTCTCGGTCTGTGCCTTCACCATCGATCAGGGCAAGTTCCTCAAGCCCATCGAGCCCTTCCGCGAGTACCTCACCAGCCGCGGTGTCGACTGGACCCTGCGCGTCGACGGCCCGTCCGTACGCCTGCTGACCGAACAGCCCGATCACGGCTGCGATGTCTGCAGCCGCTTCCGCCGCCGCGCCGTCTACCAGATCGGCCGCGAGCTCGGCGCCAACGTCATCGCGTTCGGCCACACCGCCGACGACTTCTGCGAGTCGTTTCTCCGCAACGCCATGTTCACCGGCCGCATCAGCGCCCTGCCGCCCGTAACCTACTCCCGGCAAAAGGACTTCCGCCTGATCCGGCCGCTTCTCTATGTCACCGAGGACCTGACCCGCGCATTCGCCGGAGAAACCGGCGCCCCGGTCATCCCTTGCGGTTGCTCATTGAAGACGGGCACCGTGCGCCGTTCCATCCGTGATATGTTTGCTGACCTGGAGAAAGACTACCCGCACCTCAAGAACACGCTCCTTTCCGCGATGGGCAATTTGAACCCCAGCCGCCTTCTGGACCTTCGCTACCTGGACTTGGACAACGCCACCGATGAGGCCGAATCCGGGCCGCTGACGGTGCTCCAGGACGAAGTATTCACAAAATCGTAA